The following are from one region of the Euzebyales bacterium genome:
- a CDS encoding response regulator transcription factor produces MRLLILSDGDSAKTLLPALEFLDHSVSVAPLHPREAGEAADWDLIIVDATDDLGAASSTCRSIAAADRSRPVLVVVDDGSLAAIKGTWGFDDWLLPRARPAELETRLRLLAETARSARSSRARIGDLSIDEETYVVRLRGKPLDLTFREFELLKYLANNPGRVFTRSQLLQEVWGYDYFGGTRTVDVHIRRLRAKLGTEYEQLIGTVRGVGYKLDPAAPKADE; encoded by the coding sequence GTGAGACTGCTCATTCTCTCCGATGGCGACAGTGCGAAGACGCTGTTGCCCGCGTTGGAGTTCCTCGATCACAGCGTGTCCGTCGCCCCGCTCCACCCGCGCGAGGCGGGCGAGGCCGCGGACTGGGACCTGATCATCGTCGACGCGACCGACGACCTGGGCGCCGCGTCGAGCACGTGCCGGTCGATCGCCGCTGCGGACCGGTCGCGCCCGGTGCTGGTCGTCGTTGACGACGGCAGTCTCGCGGCGATCAAGGGCACATGGGGCTTCGACGACTGGTTGCTCCCCCGCGCACGGCCCGCAGAGCTGGAGACACGGTTGCGCCTGCTCGCCGAGACGGCGCGCAGCGCCCGCTCGTCGCGGGCGCGCATCGGCGACCTGTCGATCGACGAGGAGACGTACGTCGTGCGCCTGCGCGGCAAGCCGCTCGACCTGACGTTCCGCGAGTTCGAGTTGCTGAAGTACCTGGCGAACAACCCGGGGCGGGTGTTCACGCGGTCGCAGTTGCTGCAGGAGGTCTGGGGCTACGACTACTTCGGTGGCACCCGCACGGTCGACGTCCACATCCGTCGCCTGCGCGCCAAACTCGGGACCGAGTACGAGCAGCTGATCGGCACCGTCCGCGGTGTCGGGTACAAGCTCGATCCCGCCGCCCCGAAGGCTGACGAGTAG